In the genome of Pseudarthrobacter sp. IC2-21, one region contains:
- a CDS encoding AAA family ATPase — protein MSRFVLITPDVDFDARLRQAVAGGLQGGVQTFFTSLLPADPFDLFAHLDHGQPEVLVLGPEVPVDDALRLATVISVRFPELSVIISAEPDPNFLIQAMRAGVRDIIAPDSDPAQMRVLLERASQSFASRHRAPAPVQPAETNKGLVIGVFSPKGGVGKTTIATNIAIGLGKLAPMSVVIVDLDLQFGDVASGLYLDPEHTVTDAVSPAASLDSLVLKAFLTVHPGSIYALCAPPTPIDADEITPEQISRLLEQLSEQFQYVIVDTAPGLPEIGLAAMEKCTDVVWVSAMDIPSVRGLRSGLEILRQLDILPESRHVVLNMADPKIGLTVQDMESTIGAPVDVSIPRSRAVALSTNRGIPVLQDPQKDPATKGLNQLVERFNPARREKSQRRLHRRVVV, from the coding sequence ATGAGCCGCTTCGTCCTGATCACGCCCGACGTCGACTTCGACGCGCGCCTCCGCCAGGCCGTCGCCGGCGGGCTCCAGGGCGGCGTGCAGACGTTCTTCACCAGCCTGCTCCCTGCCGATCCGTTCGACCTCTTCGCGCATCTGGACCACGGCCAGCCCGAGGTCCTCGTCCTGGGGCCGGAAGTCCCCGTCGATGACGCGCTCCGCCTCGCCACCGTGATCAGCGTCCGGTTCCCGGAACTCAGCGTCATCATTTCGGCCGAACCGGACCCTAATTTCCTGATCCAGGCCATGCGTGCCGGCGTCCGGGACATCATCGCCCCGGACTCCGACCCCGCCCAGATGCGGGTCCTCCTGGAGCGCGCCAGCCAGTCCTTCGCCAGCCGCCACCGCGCACCGGCACCCGTCCAGCCGGCCGAAACCAACAAGGGCCTGGTCATCGGCGTCTTCTCGCCCAAAGGCGGGGTCGGCAAAACGACGATTGCCACCAACATCGCCATCGGCCTGGGCAAGCTGGCGCCGATGAGCGTGGTGATCGTTGACCTCGACCTCCAGTTCGGCGACGTCGCCTCCGGGCTCTACCTGGACCCCGAGCACACGGTCACGGACGCCGTCTCCCCCGCCGCGAGCCTGGACTCCCTGGTCCTGAAGGCATTCCTAACGGTCCACCCGGGCAGCATCTACGCCCTCTGCGCCCCACCCACTCCCATCGACGCTGACGAGATCACACCGGAACAGATCAGCCGGCTGCTGGAACAACTGTCCGAGCAGTTCCAGTACGTGATCGTCGATACCGCCCCAGGACTGCCCGAAATTGGACTCGCCGCCATGGAAAAGTGCACCGACGTGGTCTGGGTCAGCGCCATGGACATCCCCAGCGTCCGGGGCCTGCGCTCCGGCCTGGAAATCCTGCGCCAACTGGACATCCTGCCTGAATCCCGGCACGTGGTGCTGAACATGGCTGATCCCAAAATCGGCCTCACCGTCCAGGACATGGAATCCACCATCGGTGCACCGGTGGACGTCAGCATCCCGCGGTCCCGGGCAGTGGCCCTCTCCACGAACCGCGGCATCCCCGTGCTCCAGGACCCGCAAAAGGATCCGGCCACCAAAGGACTCAACCAGCTCGTGGAACGCTTCAACCCTGCCCGCCGGGAGAAATCCCAGCGCAGGCTGCACCGGCGGGTCGTGGTCTAG
- a CDS encoding CpaF family protein — MKLSERISAAQSKVQSRTQPVQARASSPTLELPRPELPAKRTQWFDQKTEEEPTTAAPAAAAAVADLPEEVRPKAQQPVDVFAALKERAATALFEHLGARFNDSAITEQELKSSARDELTKIIDAEQVPLSADERTRLVQDVADDVLGYGPLQRLLDDPAVTEIMVNRMDQIYVERKGHLTLAETRFSSEEHLRRVIERIVSKVGRRIDESSPLVDARLEDGSRVNAVIPPLAVGGSSLTIRKFSKVPLTVRNLIDFGTLTPEMAELLNACVKAKLNIIVSGGTGTGKTTLLNVLSSFLPANERIVTIEDAVELQIQQDHVVRLESRPPNTEGKGEVTIRELLRNSLRMRPDRIVVGEVRGGESLDMLQAMNTGHDGSLSTVHSNSPRDAVARLETLVLMAGMDLPLRAIREQIASAVNLIVQISRLRDGSRRITHVTEVQGMEGDIVTLQDAFVFDYSAGVDAHGRFLGKPVATGIRPRFIDRFEDLGIHVSPAVFASPLSPAAAGDGKG; from the coding sequence ATGAAACTTTCAGAGCGCATCAGCGCCGCCCAGTCCAAGGTCCAGTCCCGGACCCAGCCAGTACAGGCCCGGGCGTCGTCGCCCACCCTGGAGCTGCCGCGCCCCGAACTTCCGGCCAAACGCACCCAGTGGTTTGACCAAAAGACAGAGGAAGAGCCGACGACGGCGGCACCCGCCGCTGCGGCCGCCGTCGCCGATCTGCCCGAGGAAGTGCGTCCGAAAGCCCAGCAGCCGGTGGACGTCTTTGCCGCCCTCAAGGAACGGGCCGCCACCGCGCTCTTCGAGCACCTCGGTGCCAGGTTCAATGACTCCGCCATCACGGAGCAGGAACTGAAGTCCTCTGCCCGCGACGAACTCACCAAGATCATCGACGCCGAGCAGGTGCCGCTCTCGGCCGACGAGCGCACCCGGCTGGTCCAGGACGTCGCCGATGACGTGCTGGGCTACGGCCCGCTGCAGCGGCTGCTCGACGATCCGGCCGTCACCGAAATCATGGTCAACCGGATGGACCAGATCTATGTGGAGCGGAAAGGGCACCTGACGCTGGCCGAGACCAGGTTCAGTTCCGAGGAGCACCTGCGCCGGGTCATCGAACGCATCGTGTCCAAGGTGGGCCGCCGCATTGACGAGTCCTCTCCCCTGGTGGATGCCCGCCTGGAGGACGGCTCCCGCGTCAACGCCGTCATCCCGCCCCTGGCGGTGGGCGGGTCCTCGCTCACCATCCGCAAATTCAGCAAGGTCCCGCTGACGGTCCGGAACCTCATCGACTTCGGCACCCTGACCCCTGAAATGGCGGAACTGCTGAACGCCTGCGTGAAGGCCAAGCTGAACATCATCGTGTCCGGCGGAACAGGAACGGGCAAGACCACCCTGCTCAACGTCCTGTCATCATTCCTGCCGGCCAACGAACGGATCGTGACCATCGAGGATGCAGTGGAACTCCAGATCCAGCAGGACCATGTGGTCCGGCTGGAGAGCAGGCCGCCCAACACAGAGGGCAAAGGCGAGGTGACCATCCGCGAACTCCTCCGGAACTCCCTGCGCATGCGCCCGGACCGGATTGTGGTGGGCGAGGTCCGCGGCGGGGAATCACTGGACATGCTCCAGGCCATGAACACCGGCCACGACGGCTCCCTCTCCACCGTGCACTCCAACTCGCCGCGCGACGCCGTGGCCCGCCTGGAAACTCTGGTGCTGATGGCCGGCATGGACCTGCCGCTGCGGGCCATCCGCGAACAGATCGCATCCGCCGTAAACCTCATCGTGCAGATTTCCAGGCTCCGGGACGGGTCACGAAGAATCACCCACGTGACCGAGGTCCAGGGCATGGAAGGTGACATTGTGACTCTCCAGGACGCCTTCGTGTTCGACTACTCCGCCGGCGTCGACGCCCACGGACGCTTCCTGGGCAAGCCGGTGGCAACAGGAATCCGCCCGCGGTTCATTGACCGGTTCGAAGACCTGGGCATCCATGTCTCCCCTGCTGTGTTCGCTTCTCCCCTGAGCCCGGCGGCAGCCGGCGACGGCAAGGGATAG
- a CDS encoding type II secretion system F family protein — protein sequence MMIFVGAALLFIAPILVGFALVLPRIPDIALDRRRPYEADPPSGLTRLADTTVGALDRFLAKRNVRLFSREALENAGVRLSQAEFTVLVIAGAIVGALVGLVIGVPFVSFLLVILAPFVGHLVLGFLAGKRRAKFDQQLGDTLQLLSGGLRAGHSILRAIDAAAAESQSPTSEEMRRVITETSLGRDLLDSLTDTSERMQNEDFVWIAQAIQINREVGGNLAEVLDQVNETIRERSEIKGHIKSLAAEGKFSAYILIAMPFGIVLMLMVVNPGYMNSMFTHPLGWGMIAASVILMTIGSLWMRKIIDLKF from the coding sequence ATCATGATATTCGTTGGAGCCGCGCTCCTTTTCATTGCCCCCATCTTGGTCGGCTTCGCACTGGTGCTGCCCAGGATCCCCGATATTGCGCTGGACCGCCGCCGGCCCTATGAGGCCGATCCGCCGTCGGGCCTTACCCGCTTGGCTGATACCACGGTGGGTGCCCTGGACCGGTTCCTGGCCAAAAGGAACGTCCGGCTCTTCAGCCGTGAGGCATTGGAGAACGCCGGGGTCCGCCTGAGCCAGGCCGAGTTCACGGTGCTGGTCATTGCCGGGGCCATCGTCGGCGCACTGGTGGGACTGGTGATCGGCGTACCGTTCGTGTCCTTCCTCCTAGTGATTCTGGCGCCGTTCGTGGGCCATCTGGTACTGGGATTCCTGGCCGGCAAACGGCGAGCGAAGTTCGATCAGCAACTCGGCGACACCCTGCAACTGTTGTCCGGCGGCCTCCGCGCAGGCCACAGCATCCTCCGGGCCATCGACGCCGCCGCGGCCGAGTCCCAGAGCCCCACGTCCGAAGAAATGCGCCGCGTCATCACCGAGACAAGCCTGGGCCGTGACCTGCTGGACTCCTTGACCGACACCTCCGAGCGCATGCAGAACGAGGACTTCGTCTGGATCGCCCAAGCCATCCAGATCAACCGCGAAGTCGGCGGGAACCTGGCGGAGGTCCTGGACCAGGTCAACGAGACCATCCGCGAGCGCAGCGAGATCAAAGGACACATCAAGTCCCTCGCCGCGGAGGGCAAGTTCTCCGCCTACATCCTGATCGCCATGCCGTTCGGCATTGTCCTGATGCTCATGGTGGTCAACCCCGGCTACATGAACTCGATGTTCACCCACCCGCTCGGCTGGGGCATGATCGCGGCGTCCGTCATCCTCATGACCATCGGCAGCCTGTGGATGCGCAAAATCATCGATCTGAAGTTCTGA
- a CDS encoding type II secretion system F family protein encodes MSPLVISALLLVSLPTGYLAWSILSVDRKARTATVAILNRGRRATETPEKKTASLLAGLGYRLAPAAYVRKLDGLLALAGRPSGWPLARILIAKPVLGLIGAVLCFLISTSSPQPIIKLAGIFLLLLGYFIPDLLLYSKGMERQKAMQLELANTLDQMLISVEAGLGFEGAMARAGENGKGPLAEELVRTLQDMQVGRSRRESYQALAERTNIPELRSFVQAVVQADTYGIAISRVLRIQAKVMRVKRRQRAEEKAMKLPVMILFPLLFFIFPVLFIAILGPAVINTVVTFSGQ; translated from the coding sequence GTGAGTCCACTTGTGATCTCCGCGCTGCTGCTGGTCTCGCTGCCCACCGGCTACCTGGCCTGGTCCATCCTCTCCGTGGACCGGAAAGCCCGGACCGCCACGGTGGCCATCCTGAACCGCGGCAGAAGGGCCACCGAAACGCCCGAAAAGAAAACCGCCAGCCTCCTGGCCGGCCTCGGCTACCGCCTTGCACCGGCTGCCTATGTCCGCAAACTGGACGGTTTGCTCGCCCTGGCCGGAAGGCCGAGCGGCTGGCCCCTGGCCCGTATCCTGATCGCCAAACCCGTGCTGGGCCTCATCGGCGCGGTGCTGTGCTTCCTCATCAGCACCAGCAGCCCGCAACCCATCATCAAGCTCGCCGGGATTTTCCTCCTCCTCCTCGGCTACTTCATCCCGGACCTGCTCCTGTACAGCAAGGGCATGGAGCGTCAGAAGGCCATGCAGCTGGAGCTGGCCAACACCCTGGACCAGATGCTCATCTCGGTGGAGGCCGGCCTCGGCTTCGAAGGGGCCATGGCCCGCGCCGGCGAAAACGGCAAGGGCCCGCTGGCCGAGGAACTGGTCCGCACCCTGCAGGACATGCAGGTGGGCCGCAGCCGCCGCGAGTCCTACCAGGCCCTGGCCGAACGCACCAACATTCCTGAGCTGCGCAGCTTCGTCCAGGCTGTGGTCCAGGCGGACACCTACGGCATTGCCATCAGCCGGGTCCTGCGCATCCAGGCGAAGGTCATGCGGGTCAAACGCCGGCAGCGGGCCGAGGAAAAGGCCATGAAACTTCCCGTGATGATTCTGTTCCCTCTTCTGTTCTTCATCTTTCCCGTGCTGTTCATCGCAATTCTGGGCCCGGCGGTTATCAACACGGTTGTCACGTTTAGCGGCCAGTAA
- a CDS encoding Hpt domain-containing protein: protein MDSAPLTSSSGGVPAEPLAAGSVVDVKGGVHPSGPTAGGGVVRWVELEILAELEAELDGPELARGFARDYAAMWDQRFSRVAAAVLAHDRKAALDAVISLRIASTMVGGVRLAMLAQQLEDAVRLDDYVKGQDLLAGVAESGVNTVSELQANYILRD from the coding sequence ATGGACAGTGCACCACTTACCTCCAGCAGCGGGGGTGTTCCCGCAGAGCCGTTGGCCGCGGGATCCGTTGTGGACGTTAAGGGTGGCGTGCATCCAAGCGGGCCGACGGCGGGCGGCGGGGTGGTCCGGTGGGTTGAACTGGAGATCCTGGCAGAGCTGGAAGCCGAACTGGACGGCCCCGAACTTGCCCGCGGATTTGCCCGTGATTATGCCGCCATGTGGGACCAGCGCTTCAGCCGGGTGGCCGCGGCCGTGCTGGCCCACGACCGCAAGGCCGCCCTGGACGCCGTCATCAGCCTCCGGATTGCTTCTACCATGGTGGGCGGAGTCCGCTTGGCCATGCTGGCCCAGCAGCTGGAGGACGCTGTCCGCCTTGATGACTACGTCAAGGGCCAGGACCTGCTCGCAGGTGTGGCCGAGTCCGGCGTCAATACAGTGTCAGAGCTGCAGGCGAACTACATCCTCAGGGACTAG
- a CDS encoding response regulator transcription factor, which translates to MEDLGVAVVIEDDADIRNLLEGVLRQSGFEVHTAVDGRDGVEVVRNNKAHVVTLDIGLPDIDGFEVLRRIRNFSDAYVVMLTGRTEEPDLLSALNGGADDYIAKPFRPRELRARVAAMMRRPRHQMNRPQEAPGSWVAAPAAPASFGLSAGHTPAGHSRPGQTGVLRHNGLALDSRTRTVVVDETPLGLTRSEFDLLHTLLRGEGAVCTRSDLVRAVRGDLYEHDAYISDADERAVEVHIGNLRRKLKEDPHSPRWLQTVRGVGYRLAPLRTDAPAWPGLG; encoded by the coding sequence ATGGAAGATCTTGGGGTAGCAGTAGTAATTGAAGACGATGCGGACATTCGCAATCTCCTGGAGGGAGTGTTGCGCCAGTCGGGCTTCGAAGTCCATACCGCGGTCGACGGGCGGGACGGCGTGGAGGTGGTCCGGAACAACAAGGCCCACGTGGTCACCCTGGACATCGGCCTACCGGATATTGACGGCTTTGAAGTCCTGAGGCGGATCAGGAATTTCAGTGACGCCTACGTGGTGATGCTGACCGGCAGGACGGAAGAGCCGGACCTGCTGTCGGCCCTGAATGGCGGCGCGGACGACTACATCGCCAAGCCCTTCCGGCCGCGCGAGCTGAGGGCGAGGGTGGCAGCCATGATGCGCCGGCCCCGCCACCAGATGAACCGGCCGCAGGAGGCTCCCGGCTCCTGGGTGGCGGCACCGGCTGCTCCGGCATCCTTCGGCCTCTCCGCGGGCCACACGCCGGCCGGGCATTCAAGGCCGGGCCAAACGGGAGTTCTGCGGCATAACGGGCTGGCACTGGACTCCCGAACGCGCACCGTGGTGGTTGACGAGACACCCCTGGGGCTGACCCGCAGTGAGTTCGACCTGCTGCACACCCTCCTTCGGGGCGAGGGCGCAGTGTGCACCCGGTCCGATTTGGTCCGTGCTGTCCGCGGTGACCTTTACGAGCATGATGCGTACATCAGCGACGCCGACGAGCGCGCCGTGGAAGTTCATATCGGCAATCTTCGGCGCAAGCTGAAGGAGGATCCGCATTCACCGCGGTGGCTGCAGACCGTGCGGGGAGTGGGGTACCGGCTGGCGCCCCTGCGGACGGACGCCCCCGCGTGGCCGGGACTGGGCTGA
- a CDS encoding sensor histidine kinase: MAVHPSQRGVAHYFRKLGRRTQVALCQLPLSMLVGLLGVATPFTWPSLLASPAYVAGIGLHLALFAACFVIPWERMPSSAYLSIPVLDLLAIGLLRNGAAPHLPGLAILVVFPIIWLAASGMLVRTTLLLSAVGPFLIMLPPASARLQHLTAADITSLVLFPLMMLAVALAIRFASVNVRVQQRELQAMGQELRELLSASREREELLTTILDATDVAVAAVDRSGRYLLTNSRQRIFRQATGVAHEMPGQGHQLIYGQDRQTLLPPDKRPINRAIAGESFADYLVWAGAEPGQRAYSTAARPLTSEDGRLNGAVVVYSDVTGWVEALAAHEELISNVSHEFRTPLNSILGNVDLVFEDDAGLSPVTAQRLSVVQRNSERLLALLSDLSATASAVLKVHPKRTDLASLVESSLSSARAEADRSGIRLVADVPSPLWAYADPLRIGQALDNLVSNAIKYSPGGGVVDISAGASGDWVQLRVRDTGMGMNADDAARVFRRYFRTDSAREAAIPGAGLGLSITKMIVERHGGRVACTSDQGEGSTFTVTLPADGPPPSF, translated from the coding sequence ATGGCTGTACACCCCTCGCAGCGGGGAGTGGCGCACTACTTCCGGAAGCTCGGGCGCCGCACCCAGGTGGCGCTGTGCCAGCTTCCGCTGTCCATGCTTGTCGGCCTCCTGGGCGTGGCCACCCCGTTCACTTGGCCGTCTCTCCTCGCCAGTCCCGCCTACGTGGCCGGAATCGGACTGCATCTCGCACTGTTCGCCGCCTGTTTTGTCATCCCTTGGGAGAGGATGCCCAGCAGTGCGTACCTGAGCATCCCGGTGCTTGACCTGCTGGCGATCGGTCTGCTGCGGAACGGTGCCGCACCCCATCTGCCCGGGCTGGCGATCCTGGTGGTCTTTCCGATCATCTGGCTGGCTGCCTCGGGCATGCTGGTCCGTACCACCCTGCTGCTGAGTGCCGTGGGCCCGTTCCTGATCATGCTCCCGCCAGCCTCGGCCAGGCTCCAACATCTGACGGCTGCGGACATCACCTCCCTGGTTCTCTTCCCGCTCATGATGCTGGCCGTTGCACTGGCCATCCGCTTCGCCAGCGTTAATGTGCGGGTTCAGCAGCGCGAACTGCAGGCCATGGGACAGGAACTGCGCGAGCTGCTCTCGGCGAGCCGGGAACGCGAGGAACTACTCACCACCATCCTGGACGCCACCGACGTCGCGGTGGCCGCCGTCGACCGCTCCGGACGGTACCTGCTGACGAACAGCCGGCAGCGCATTTTCCGGCAGGCCACCGGGGTGGCCCATGAGATGCCGGGGCAGGGGCATCAACTCATCTACGGTCAGGACAGGCAGACCCTGCTGCCGCCCGACAAGCGGCCCATCAACAGGGCCATCGCCGGCGAATCGTTCGCCGACTACCTCGTCTGGGCCGGAGCGGAACCCGGCCAGCGCGCCTATTCCACCGCCGCGCGGCCGTTAACCTCCGAAGATGGCCGCCTCAACGGCGCGGTGGTGGTCTACAGCGACGTGACCGGCTGGGTGGAGGCACTGGCCGCCCACGAAGAGCTGATCTCCAACGTCTCCCACGAGTTCAGGACGCCGTTGAACTCCATCCTCGGCAACGTGGACCTGGTGTTCGAGGACGATGCCGGGCTGTCCCCCGTCACGGCCCAGCGGCTCTCCGTGGTGCAACGGAATTCGGAGCGGCTGCTGGCTCTGCTGTCCGATCTGTCGGCCACAGCCTCAGCGGTCCTGAAAGTGCACCCGAAACGGACCGACCTTGCCAGCCTTGTGGAGAGCAGCCTCAGCTCGGCCCGGGCCGAGGCGGACCGGTCAGGGATCCGGCTCGTGGCGGATGTCCCCTCCCCCCTGTGGGCATATGCTGACCCGCTGCGCATCGGGCAGGCGCTGGATAACCTGGTCTCCAACGCCATCAAGTACTCCCCCGGCGGCGGCGTGGTGGACATCAGTGCCGGCGCCAGCGGGGATTGGGTGCAGCTTCGCGTCCGCGACACGGGGATGGGAATGAACGCGGACGACGCCGCCAGGGTTTTCCGCCGCTACTTCCGCACCGACTCCGCCCGGGAAGCAGCCATCCCGGGAGCCGGGCTGGGCCTGTCCATCACCAAGATGATCGTGGAGCGGCACGGCGGGCGGGTGGCCTGCACCAGTGATCAG